In Candidatus Methylomirabilis lanthanidiphila, one genomic interval encodes:
- a CDS encoding hypothetical protein (transcription termination factor NusA), with product MGIDLLQVIEQVGREKEIDSAVLIEAVSAAILSASRKTLGTALDLRVEFDQPSRCFKLYAVRKVVEQIVNPHVEIAIDEARQLRPEAQLGDEIKSEVPAKEFGRIAAQTAKQVIIQRVKEAERESVFQAFRARVGELVAGVVQRVAKGNVIINLGKAEAILPPREQLPREDYRVGDRVRAYVLDVKKLPRGSQIVLSRTHPGLLAKLLEIEVPEIYEGIVEIKAVARDAGERAKVAVTSRDSNVDPVGACVGYRGSRIQAIVRELMGEKIDVIAWKDDPASFARSALAPAEIESVEVVQETHTLHVLVADGQLSLAIGKRGQNARLAAKLLGWKVDVKGRGEVQKEPKEQIQPEADAAASTAESAADTGPPLAELPGVGEKLADRLVEAGLDSCQKLADASDDALVQVEGIGPKTAQKLIDAAKAALASEGTE from the coding sequence ATGGGCATCGATTTACTGCAGGTCATAGAACAGGTCGGACGCGAAAAAGAGATCGACTCGGCAGTGCTGATCGAGGCGGTCAGCGCGGCGATCCTTTCCGCCTCCCGTAAGACCCTTGGGACCGCTCTTGACCTGCGTGTCGAGTTCGATCAACCCTCCCGTTGCTTTAAGCTGTACGCTGTCCGAAAGGTTGTTGAGCAGATTGTGAATCCCCATGTCGAGATCGCTATCGATGAGGCCCGGCAGCTTCGTCCTGAGGCTCAACTTGGCGATGAGATCAAATCTGAGGTGCCGGCCAAAGAGTTCGGTCGGATTGCCGCCCAAACGGCCAAGCAGGTGATCATTCAGCGCGTCAAGGAGGCGGAGCGGGAGAGCGTATTTCAGGCCTTTCGAGCCCGAGTGGGTGAATTGGTGGCCGGTGTCGTACAGAGAGTCGCCAAGGGGAACGTCATCATTAATCTCGGTAAGGCTGAGGCCATTCTCCCTCCAAGAGAACAACTCCCTCGTGAAGATTATAGAGTCGGCGATCGGGTTCGAGCGTATGTGCTGGATGTGAAAAAACTGCCCAGAGGATCCCAGATCGTTCTTTCGCGAACGCACCCCGGCCTCTTGGCCAAGCTACTCGAGATCGAAGTTCCGGAGATCTATGAAGGGATCGTTGAGATCAAAGCGGTCGCGAGGGATGCGGGCGAGCGGGCCAAGGTGGCTGTGACCTCCCGAGACAGCAACGTCGATCCGGTAGGGGCCTGTGTGGGATACCGTGGCAGCCGGATTCAGGCGATCGTCAGGGAGCTGATGGGCGAGAAGATCGATGTGATTGCCTGGAAAGACGATCCGGCCTCCTTCGCCCGGAGCGCGCTCGCTCCGGCCGAAATTGAAAGCGTTGAAGTGGTCCAGGAGACGCATACGCTTCATGTCCTGGTGGCTGACGGACAGCTCTCCCTGGCCATTGGGAAACGGGGACAGAATGCTCGTCTGGCGGCCAAGCTGCTGGGCTGGAAGGTGGATGTCAAGGGCCGTGGCGAGGTCCAGAAAGAGCCGAAAGAGCAGATTCAGCCAGAGGCCGACGCCGCGGCGTCAACCGCAGAGAGTGCGGCTGATACGGGCCCGCCGTTGGCAGAGTTGCCGGGTGTGGGGGAGAAGTTGGCCGATCGTCTGGTCGAAGCCGGTCTGGATAGTTGTCAGAAGCTGGCCGATGCGTCGGATGATGCCTTGGTTCAGGTGGAGGGGATTGGTCCAAAGACGGCTCAAAAATTGATCGACGCCGCGAAAGCCGCTCTGGCTTCGGAGGGCACAGAGTAG